A window of the Camelus ferus isolate YT-003-E chromosome 22, BCGSAC_Cfer_1.0, whole genome shotgun sequence genome harbors these coding sequences:
- the FOXI1 gene encoding forkhead box protein I1: MSSFDLPVPSPPRCSPQFPSIGQEPPEMNFYYENFFHPQGVPSPQRPPSFEGSEYGATPNPYLWLNGPAVTPPPYLPGAGPSPFLPQTYGVQRQLLPGVSGLGGGDLGWLPIPSQEELMKLVRPPYSYSALIAMAIHGAPDKRLTLSQIYQYVADNFPFYNKSKAGWQNSIRHNLSLNDCFKKVPRDEDDPGKGNYWTLDPNCEKMFDNGNFRRKRKRKSDVSSSTGSLASEKTESSLLAGSPKTAEAQDILDGASPSTNSSPEKQCSPPSPGTPCLNNFLSTMSAYVSGSSPMSRPVATPGPSPEPADKTGQNLLNFNSYAPLTNISGHAGGGEWANAMPTNALGYGSSVLNQFSPHFYNSISTNSVLYPREGTEV; the protein is encoded by the exons ATGAGCTCCTTCGACCTCCCGgtgccctccccgccccgctGCAGCCCCCAGTTCCCGAGCATCGGCCAGGAGCCCCCGGAGATGAACTTCTACTATGAGAACTTCTTCCACCCACAGGGCGTGCCCAGCCCTCAGCGGCCCCCCTCCTTCGAGGGGAGCGAGTACGGGGCCACCCCCAACCCTTACCTCTGGCTCAACGGGCCGGCCGTGACCCCACCGCCCTACCTGCCGGGCGCcggccccagccccttcctgccccagacctacGGCGTGCAGAGGCAGCTGCTGCCCGGCGTGTCCGGCCTGGGGGGGGGCGACCTGGGCTGGCTGCCCATCCCCTCGCAGGAGGAGCTGATGAAGCTCGTGCGGCCCCCCTACTCCTACTCGGCTCTCATCGCCATGGCCATCCACGGGGCGCCCGACAAGCGCCTCACCCTCAGCCAGATCTACCAGTACGTGGCCGACAACTTCCCCTTCTACAACAAGAGCAAGGCAGGCTGGCAGAACTCCATCCGCCACAACCTGTCTCTCAACGACTGCTTCAAGAAGGTGCCCCGCGACGAGGACGACCCGG GCAAAGGGAATTACTGGACCCTGGACCCCAACTGTGAGAAGATGTTCGACAATGGAAATTTCcgcaggaagaggaagagaaaatcagATGTTTCCTCCAGCACGGGCTCCCTGGCCTCGGAGAAAACGGAGAGCAGCCTCCTGGCGGGCAGCCCCAAGACCGCGGAGGCCCAGGACATCCTGGATGGCGCTTCGCCGAGCACCAACAGCTCCCCGGAGAAGCAGTGCTCCCCACCCTCGCCAGGCACCCCCTGCCTCAACAACTTCCTCTCCACCATGTCCGCCTACGTGAGCGGGTCCAGTCCCATGAGCCGCCCTGTGGCCACACCAGGACCGAGCCCGGAGCCCGCCGACAAGACGGGGCAGAACCTGCTGAACTTCAACTCCTACGCCCCGCTCACCAACATCAGCGGCCACGCAGGAGGGGGCGAATGGGCCAATGCCATGCCCACCAACGCCCTCGGCTACGGAAGCTCAGTCCTCAACCAGTTCAGCCCTCACTTCTACAACAGCATCAGCACGAACAGTGTCCTCTACCCCAGGGAGGGCACTGAGGTCTAG